Proteins from a genomic interval of Kitasatospora kifunensis:
- a CDS encoding ABC transporter ATP-binding protein encodes MTRTQPRDRTEPVLHLERVSRVHGQGATEVHALRGVDLLVHPGEFVAVMGPSGSGKSTLLTLAGGLDSPTSGRVLVEGKSLGDLSRRKLAEVRRRSVGYVFQDYNLVPALTALENIMLPRELDGISTRNARREAAAALEEVGIADLADRFPDDMSGGQQQRVAIARALIGERRLVLADEPTGALDSTTGEAVLAVLRSRCDAGAAAMMVTHEARHAAWADRVVFLRDGRLVDETQQQDADSLLVTAATSSLWGPDFE; translated from the coding sequence TTGACCCGTACTCAACCCCGCGACCGCACCGAGCCCGTGCTCCACCTGGAGCGGGTGAGCCGGGTGCACGGCCAGGGCGCCACCGAGGTGCACGCGCTGCGCGGCGTGGACCTGCTGGTTCATCCGGGTGAGTTCGTGGCCGTGATGGGCCCCTCGGGTTCCGGCAAGTCCACCCTGCTCACGCTGGCCGGCGGGCTGGACAGCCCCACCAGCGGCCGGGTCCTGGTGGAGGGCAAGTCGCTGGGCGACCTCTCCCGCCGCAAGCTGGCCGAGGTTCGCCGCCGGTCGGTCGGCTACGTCTTCCAGGACTACAACCTGGTCCCGGCGCTGACGGCGCTGGAGAACATCATGCTGCCGCGCGAACTGGACGGGATATCCACCCGCAACGCCCGCCGCGAGGCGGCCGCGGCCCTGGAGGAGGTGGGCATCGCCGACCTGGCGGACCGCTTCCCCGACGACATGTCGGGCGGCCAGCAGCAGCGGGTGGCGATCGCCCGCGCGCTGATCGGCGAGCGCCGCCTGGTGCTGGCCGACGAGCCCACCGGTGCGCTCGACTCCACCACCGGTGAGGCCGTGTTGGCCGTGCTGCGCAGCCGCTGCGACGCGGGCGCGGCCGCCATGATGGTCACCCACGAGGCCCGGCACGCCGCCTGGGCGGACCGGGTGGTCTTCCTGCGCGACGGCCGCCTGGTCGATGAGACCCAGCAGCAGGACGCCGACTCCCTGCTGGTCACCGCCGCGACCAGCAGCCTCTGGGGACCGGACTTCGAGTGA
- a CDS encoding PadR family transcriptional regulator, with amino-acid sequence MSIRHGLLALLDQGPRYGYQLRTEFEARTGATWPLNVGQVYTTLGRLERDGLVAPDGEDEEGHLFYAVTEKGRAELRAWFDTPVPRTNPPRDELAIKLAMAVTVPGVDVQAVVQAQRRHSMKALQDYTRLKARALTGGPSAGAADGAELAWLLVLEQLIFQAEAEVRWLDHCETRLASHRAQPAAAGAQTPARRRVKEHLGER; translated from the coding sequence ATGTCCATCAGACACGGCCTGCTCGCGCTGCTCGACCAAGGCCCACGCTACGGCTACCAGCTGCGCACCGAGTTCGAGGCCCGGACCGGCGCCACCTGGCCGCTCAACGTCGGCCAGGTCTACACCACGCTGGGTCGTCTGGAACGGGACGGTCTGGTCGCTCCGGACGGCGAGGACGAAGAGGGGCACCTCTTCTACGCCGTCACTGAGAAGGGACGCGCGGAACTGCGCGCCTGGTTCGACACCCCGGTGCCGCGGACCAATCCGCCTCGCGACGAGCTGGCGATCAAACTCGCGATGGCGGTGACCGTGCCCGGCGTGGACGTCCAGGCCGTGGTCCAGGCCCAGCGTCGGCACAGCATGAAGGCGCTGCAGGACTACACCCGGCTGAAGGCGCGCGCGCTGACCGGCGGGCCGAGCGCAGGTGCTGCCGATGGAGCCGAGTTGGCCTGGCTGTTGGTGCTGGAGCAGCTCATCTTCCAGGCCGAGGCCGAGGTCCGCTGGCTGGACCACTGCGAGACCCGGCTGGCCAGCCATCGAGCGCAACCCGCTGCCGCCGGCGCGCAGACGCCCGCGCGGCGCCGGGTCAAGGAACACCTGGGGGAACGTTGA
- a CDS encoding FtsX-like permease family protein: MKLTAWRVALRIARRDALRAKGRSALVLAMIALPILGVTGVDVVYRSSTLTAAEQADRQLGGADVLLAQHSPGFIVQQAPLASDGTSYEPPSPSPTPEQQRSKGTDPATLAAQLLPPGSQLIPLPDSRQLLADTANGLLSTEGTEADLTDRVWRGKLDLIRGQAPVSDQQIAVTQSFLDSSGLRIGGSTRLRGLGGGQAFTITGVVEYPDELGRSTVVTRPGVLPIAGPGADPADQAPGTAHVISWLVRLPAGAAVDWAAVQDLNKYGFEATSRSVVLNPPPRSQVPYYVKYDSEPQTSYFDQPTVVMTLTVTGMALLEIVLLAGPAFAVGARRSRRQLGLVAAAGGDRAQVRAVVLGGGVVLGVVGAAVGVVLAVLLVVVARPWAEPITGKRFGALRVVPLDLLGIVAVGLVTGLLAAVVPAIQAARQDVLAALGGRGGIKPPSRRLPLLGLVMLLGGSGLALFGAATGRGTRSATVLGGSMIAELGMVACTPMLIGLFGRLSRWLPLGPRLALRDSVRHRGRTAPAVAAVMAAVAGSVAVGVYTASSDAANREAYIATAPNKAVTLAVFGMRTGSPALQQLRGEIEQAMPGIGPRGDVQLVDAPGDCTSADLCGTATAELPSVYRCPLVDVGSQDTTADSYRQLAADPRCHLDSVFPGRFGSIVSGDSTALHNLLNLPDGPWEQAVADGKVLVFDPRMLQGGKALIRLQGPTSGAGPTQQPTSHDISVDAVLAPVPRGAANMFMSPQTATRLGLTRRDVGSVWLPAAMPSRGAEQAATAAVVEATGNSWNLRVERGYQPQSTALVLGLSVFAALVALGAAGIATGLASADSQRDLATLAAVGAAPRIRRSLSGFQCGVIAAMGALLGTVCGIVPAVALRRAQAMNDTNYQSSHAVIDFPWTTIALTLIVLPLLATLLAMLVTRSRITLVRRVA; the protein is encoded by the coding sequence GTGAAGCTCACCGCCTGGCGGGTCGCCCTGCGGATCGCCCGCCGCGACGCGCTGCGCGCCAAGGGCCGCAGCGCGCTGGTGTTGGCCATGATCGCGCTGCCGATCCTCGGGGTGACCGGTGTCGACGTGGTCTACCGCAGCAGCACCCTGACCGCCGCCGAACAGGCCGACCGTCAGCTGGGCGGCGCCGACGTCCTGCTCGCGCAGCACTCGCCGGGGTTCATCGTCCAGCAGGCCCCGCTCGCCAGTGACGGTACGAGTTACGAGCCGCCGAGCCCGTCCCCGACCCCCGAGCAGCAGCGCAGCAAGGGGACCGATCCCGCGACGCTGGCGGCACAGTTGTTGCCGCCCGGCTCGCAGTTGATCCCGCTGCCGGACAGCCGCCAGCTGCTGGCCGACACGGCGAACGGCCTGCTGAGCACCGAGGGGACCGAGGCGGATCTGACCGACCGGGTCTGGCGTGGCAAGCTCGACCTGATCCGTGGTCAGGCTCCGGTGAGCGATCAGCAGATCGCGGTCACCCAGAGCTTCCTGGACAGCTCCGGGCTCAGGATCGGCGGCAGTACCAGGTTGCGGGGCCTGGGCGGCGGGCAGGCGTTCACCATCACCGGCGTGGTCGAGTACCCCGACGAGCTGGGCCGCTCCACCGTCGTCACCCGCCCCGGGGTGCTGCCGATCGCCGGGCCGGGCGCCGATCCGGCGGACCAGGCGCCGGGCACCGCCCACGTCATCTCCTGGCTGGTGCGGCTGCCGGCCGGCGCCGCGGTCGACTGGGCGGCGGTGCAGGACCTCAACAAGTACGGTTTCGAGGCGACCTCGCGAAGCGTGGTGCTGAACCCGCCGCCGCGCTCCCAGGTGCCGTACTACGTGAAGTACGACAGCGAGCCGCAGACCAGCTACTTCGACCAGCCGACCGTGGTGATGACCCTGACCGTCACGGGGATGGCGCTGCTGGAGATCGTGCTGCTGGCCGGTCCCGCCTTCGCGGTCGGGGCCCGGCGCTCGCGGCGCCAGCTCGGCCTGGTGGCCGCCGCCGGCGGCGACCGGGCGCAGGTGCGCGCGGTGGTGCTCGGTGGCGGCGTGGTGCTGGGCGTGGTCGGGGCGGCGGTCGGCGTGGTGCTGGCGGTGCTGCTGGTCGTGGTCGCCCGGCCGTGGGCGGAGCCGATCACCGGCAAGCGCTTCGGGGCGCTGCGGGTGGTGCCGCTCGACCTGCTCGGCATCGTGGCGGTCGGCCTGGTCACCGGCCTGCTCGCGGCCGTCGTGCCGGCCATCCAGGCCGCTCGCCAGGACGTGCTGGCGGCCCTGGGCGGACGTGGCGGCATCAAGCCACCGTCCAGGAGGCTCCCGCTGCTCGGCCTGGTGATGCTGCTGGGCGGTTCGGGGCTGGCACTGTTCGGCGCGGCCACCGGGCGGGGCACCCGCAGCGCGACGGTGCTCGGCGGCTCGATGATCGCCGAGCTGGGCATGGTCGCCTGCACGCCGATGCTCATCGGCCTGTTCGGCCGGCTCAGCCGCTGGCTGCCGTTGGGCCCCCGGCTGGCGCTGCGCGACTCGGTGCGCCATCGCGGGCGGACCGCACCGGCCGTTGCGGCCGTGATGGCGGCGGTGGCCGGCTCGGTGGCGGTCGGCGTCTACACGGCGAGCAGTGACGCCGCCAACCGTGAGGCGTACATCGCCACGGCTCCGAACAAGGCGGTCACCCTCGCGGTCTTCGGGATGCGGACCGGCAGTCCCGCGCTGCAACAGCTGCGGGGCGAAATCGAGCAGGCGATGCCGGGGATCGGCCCGCGCGGTGACGTCCAGCTGGTCGACGCCCCGGGTGACTGCACGAGCGCCGACCTCTGCGGCACGGCCACGGCTGAGCTCCCGTCGGTCTACCGTTGCCCGCTCGTCGACGTCGGCTCTCAGGACACGACAGCGGACAGCTACCGGCAGCTGGCCGCCGACCCGCGCTGTCACCTCGACTCGGTGTTCCCCGGGCGCTTCGGGTCGATCGTCTCCGGCGACTCCACGGCCCTGCACAACCTGCTGAACCTGCCTGACGGCCCCTGGGAGCAGGCGGTGGCCGACGGCAAGGTGCTGGTGTTCGACCCCAGGATGCTGCAGGGCGGCAAGGCCCTGATCCGGCTCCAGGGCCCCACCTCGGGCGCCGGCCCGACGCAGCAGCCGACCAGCCACGACATCAGCGTGGACGCCGTGCTCGCCCCGGTGCCGCGCGGGGCGGCGAACATGTTCATGAGTCCGCAGACCGCCACTCGGCTCGGCCTGACCCGGCGCGACGTCGGCTCGGTGTGGCTGCCGGCGGCGATGCCCTCGCGGGGCGCGGAGCAGGCGGCCACCGCGGCGGTCGTCGAGGCCACCGGCAATTCCTGGAACCTGAGGGTCGAACGCGGGTACCAGCCGCAGTCGACCGCACTGGTCCTGGGGCTGAGCGTCTTCGCCGCGCTGGTGGCCCTGGGCGCCGCGGGCATCGCCACCGGACTGGCCTCGGCGGATTCGCAGCGGGACCTGGCCACGCTGGCGGCGGTCGGCGCGGCACCGCGGATCCGGCGCTCGTTGTCCGGCTTCCAGTGCGGGGTGATCGCGGCGATGGGCGCACTGCTCGGCACGGTCTGCGGCATCGTGCCCGCGGTGGCACTGCGCCGGGCCCAGGCGATGAACGACACGAACTACCAGAGCAGCCACGCGGTGATCGACTTCCCGTGGACGACCATCGCGCTGACGCTGATCGTGCTGCCGCTGCTGGCCACCCTGCTGGCCATGCTGGTGACCCGCTCGCGGATCACCCTGGTGCGCCGGGTGGCCTGA
- a CDS encoding endonuclease/exonuclease/phosphatase family protein: MSPLRIATFNLLHGQPLAADGSPLPYPDQAADPLHEAIAALDADVLALQEVDRYQQRSGLSDQSAVAATAMGATDWRFAAALHGRPAPVAGWLRDPAVPGLRVYGPEELECATDLPSYGTTLLTRLPVQHWRARRFAPAPFGLPLRVAGRRGLTPVPDEPRAALAAVLTGERGPFTVVATHLSFVPGWNMAQLAGIRRWIADLPRPYLVLGDFNLVGPVPRTVLGGATALDRSPGAGRRARYPRPLPSARRRAGREVPARLRGWHDLARTPTYPSHRPAVQFDHVLAVGVPRTAVGTVSAPRVGVSDHRPLLVEVDL, translated from the coding sequence GTGAGCCCGCTTCGCATCGCGACCTTCAACCTGCTGCACGGCCAGCCGCTGGCCGCCGACGGCAGCCCGCTGCCCTACCCGGACCAGGCCGCCGATCCGCTGCACGAAGCGATCGCCGCACTGGACGCCGACGTACTGGCGCTCCAGGAGGTGGACCGCTACCAGCAGCGCTCCGGCCTGAGCGACCAGAGCGCGGTGGCCGCCACCGCCATGGGTGCCACCGACTGGCGCTTCGCCGCCGCGCTGCACGGCCGCCCCGCGCCGGTGGCCGGCTGGCTGCGTGATCCGGCGGTGCCGGGCCTGCGGGTCTACGGGCCCGAGGAGCTGGAGTGCGCCACCGACCTGCCCTCCTACGGCACCACGCTGCTCACTCGGCTGCCGGTACAGCACTGGCGGGCCCGGCGCTTCGCCCCGGCCCCGTTCGGGCTGCCGCTGCGGGTGGCGGGACGGCGCGGGCTGACCCCGGTGCCGGACGAGCCGCGCGCGGCACTGGCGGCCGTCCTCACCGGCGAGCGCGGCCCGTTCACCGTGGTCGCCACCCACCTGTCGTTCGTCCCGGGCTGGAACATGGCGCAGCTGGCCGGTATCCGCCGCTGGATCGCCGACCTGCCCAGGCCCTACCTGGTGCTCGGCGACTTCAACCTGGTCGGCCCGGTGCCCCGCACGGTGCTCGGCGGAGCCACGGCGCTGGACCGGTCGCCGGGCGCGGGCCGCAGGGCGCGCTACCCGCGCCCGCTGCCGAGCGCGCGGCGCCGGGCCGGGCGGGAGGTGCCGGCACGGCTGCGCGGCTGGCACGACCTGGCCCGCACCCCCACCTATCCCTCGCACCGCCCGGCCGTGCAGTTCGACCACGTGCTCGCGGTGGGCGTGCCCCGCACCGCGGTGGGCACGGTGTCGGCGCCCCGGGTCGGGGTCTCCGACCACCGGCCGCTGCTGGTCGAAGTAGATCTGTAG